The following coding sequences lie in one Rissa tridactyla isolate bRisTri1 chromosome Z, bRisTri1.patW.cur.20221130, whole genome shotgun sequence genomic window:
- the CD180 gene encoding CD180 antigen, whose amino-acid sequence MPPSVMACDLYFLIFTMLSCVTCEASHVAEVMCTEITVNKSYSCEGLGLREIPEKLPVTTEILDFSFNVLPSLQSSTFSELKSLLYLDLTRCQINWVYDGAFHSNKQLKTIVLTGNLLMFLSDTAFAGPQSLKQLVLTQTGITSMSFIPMANLDSLDTLILGSNHISSLQLPPNFPTQNLKYLDFQMNNIRTITADDVHVLQKTSNITLIFKANNIVYIEPGAFQSHFYSLDFGGCADIPAVLVGIQNSTAETLWLGTFHGVKKEPYISPNVLQGLCNLSVKDLYLQLRHFRNLNAVTFQCLTRLRKLDLTHTHISALPPGISGMNSLAELVLNANSFEHLCNISSAAFPSLTHLHIKGNMQLLQLGSGCLEKLAKLQHLDLSKSLIESFGCCNEALSGLSSLRYLNLSHNIRLHLQDVLIKDSANLELLDLAFTPLHIDTSQGPFRNLHLLQVLNLSSSHVNTSIQHLFQGLENLMLLDLSQNNFESGIVPKDKLFQQLSNLQVLILSSCELTAIGGQAFHNLKKLRHVDLSHNKLTAFSTDAFSNLKSIYLNFAHNRIRIVPGDTLVSLAGHCVINLSYNPLDCTCSNIGLITWYKQNLDKIEDPEGTRCSEPKWLSGSQLATVSLSCGISTAGSMAIVLAILSCGAIFIWGACYFKRNYQQI is encoded by the exons ATTACAGTAAATAAAAGCTATAGCTGTGAAGGTTTAGGACTGAGGGAGATTCCTGAAAAACTACCTGTCACAACTGAAATCCTCGACTTCAGCTTCAACGTGCTCCCTTCTCTCCAGAGTTCAACCTTCTCAGAGCTGAAATCTCTTCTCTACCTGGACTTAACAAG GTGCCAGATCAACTGGGTGTACGATGGTGCTTTTCACAGTAACAAGCAGCTGAAGACAATCGTGCTGACAGGAAACCTGCTCATGTTTCTGTCCGACACAGCATTCGCTGGCCCGCAGTCCCTGAAGCAGCTTGTCTTAACGCAGACGGGAATTACAAGTATGTCCTTTATTCCAATGGCAAATCTGGACAGCTTGGATACCCTCATCTTGGGCAGCAACCACATCTCTTCGCTGCAGCTTCCTCCCAACTTTCCCACTCAGAACCTCAAATACCTTGACTTTCAAATGAACAACATAAGAACAATCACAGCAGATGATGTCCATGTTCTGCAGAAGACCAGCAATATAACGCTCATCTTTAAAGCCAACAATATTGTATACATTGAACCTGGAGCTTTCCAGTCCCATTTCTACAGTTTGGACTTCGGGGGCTGCGCTGATATCCCTGCAGTCCTGGTGGGCATACAGAACTCCACAGCCGAGACCCTTTGGCTGGGAACATTTCATGGTGTGAAAAAGGAGCCCTACATAAGCCCAAATGTTTTACAAGGCCTCTGTAATCTCTCTGTCAAGGACCTCTATCTGCAGCTACGTCACTTCAGAAACCTAAACGCTGTCACGTTTCAGTGCTTGACCAGGCTCCGAAAGCTGGACCTAACTCATACCCACATCAGCGCGTTGCCCCCTGGCATCAGCGGCATGAATTCGTTAGCAGAGTTAGTTCTCAATGCAAACTCCTTCGAGCACCTCTGCAACATCAGCTCTGCCGCCTTCCCCTCCCTCACCCACCTCCATATCAAGGGGAAcatgcagctcctgcagctgggctCTGGCTGTTTGGAGAAACTGGCAAAGCTTCAACATCTCGATTTAAGTAAGAGTCTTATTGAAAGCTTTGGCTGCTGTAATGAAGCACTGAGCGGTCTGAGCAGTCTTCGGTACCTGAATCTGAGCCACAACATAAGGCTCCACCTCCAAGACGTGCTCATTAAGGACAGTGCTAACCTGGAGCTGCTGGACCTAGCTTTCACCCCTCTTCATATCGACACTTCACAGGGTCCTTTCCGAAATTTGCATCTCTTGCAAGTGCTGAATCTTTCCTCCTCTCATGTTAATACTAGCATTCAGCATCTCTTTCAAGGCTTGGAAAACCTCATGCTCTTGGACCTTAGTCAAAATAACTTTGAGTCGGGGATTGTGCCAAAGGACAAACTGTTCCAACAGCTATCCAATTTACAGGTGCTAATTTTATCATCCTGTGAACTGACAGCAATAGGTGGCCAAGCATTTCACAACCTCAAGAAGTTACGGCATGTCGATCTGAGCCACAACAAACTTACTGCATTCAGCACAGATGCATTTTCAAACCTCAAGAGCATCTATCTCAATTTTGCCCACAACAGGATCCGTATTGTACCAGGTGACACGCTAGTGTCCCTAGCTGGCCACTGCGTAATCAATTTAAGTTACAACCCTCTGGACTGCACCTGCTCCAATATTGGTTTAATCACCTGGTACAAGCAGAATCTGGATAAAATTGAAGACCCTGAAGGAACGAGATGCTCTGAACCCAAATGGCTATCTGGGTCTCAGCTGGCCACCGTCTCACTCTCCTGTGGGATCAGCACAGCAGGAAGCATGGCAATTGTCCTGGCTATTTTATCCTGTGGTGCCATCTTCATTTGGGGTGCTTGCTATTTCAAGCGAAATTACCAGCAAATATAG